One Ensifer adhaerens genomic region harbors:
- a CDS encoding amino acid ABC transporter ATP-binding protein, which yields MIEIQNVRKSFGSLEVLKGIDLTVNKGEVLTIIGGSGSGKSTLLTCINGLEPIDAGRILVDGTEVHAKSTNLNKLRSKLGIVFQQFNAFPHLTVLENVMLAPRKVLGLSKEKAEENAVKQLTHVGLGEKLGVYPTRMSGGQQQRMAIARALAMSPEYMLFDEVTSALDPQLVGEVLDTLRMLASEGMTMICVTHEMKFAREVSDRVAFFHKGVMAEIAAPEALFGAPKDPELQKFLAATH from the coding sequence ATGATTGAGATCCAGAACGTTCGCAAATCCTTCGGCTCGCTGGAGGTTCTCAAAGGCATCGACCTCACCGTCAACAAGGGCGAGGTGCTGACCATCATTGGCGGCTCCGGTTCCGGCAAGTCGACGCTGCTGACCTGCATCAACGGTCTCGAGCCGATCGATGCCGGCCGCATCCTCGTCGACGGCACCGAGGTCCACGCGAAATCAACAAACCTCAACAAGCTGCGCAGCAAGCTCGGCATCGTCTTCCAGCAGTTCAATGCTTTCCCGCACCTGACCGTGCTTGAAAACGTCATGCTGGCGCCGCGCAAGGTGCTCGGCCTCTCCAAGGAAAAGGCCGAGGAGAACGCCGTCAAGCAGCTCACGCACGTCGGCCTCGGCGAGAAGCTCGGCGTCTATCCAACCCGCATGTCGGGCGGCCAGCAGCAGCGCATGGCGATCGCCCGCGCACTCGCAATGTCGCCGGAATACATGCTGTTTGACGAAGTGACTTCGGCGCTCGATCCGCAGCTCGTCGGCGAAGTGCTCGACACGCTGCGCATGCTGGCCTCCGAGGGCATGACGATGATCTGCGTCACCCATGAAATGAAGTTTGCCCGCGAAGTTTCCGACCGCGTCGCCTTCTTCCACAAGGGCGTGATGGCGGAAATCGCCGCACCGGAAGCGCTCTTCGGCGCGCCGAAGGATCCGGAACTCCAAAAGTTCCTCGCAGCGACGCACTGA
- a CDS encoding amino acid ABC transporter permease, whose product MFNTALTLADLGFLLQGALMTLAVTAVSVTAGTVLGIIFGVVRNQVGPYWAAPLTFVLDIFRSVPLLIQLVLANAFQAIAKLGWAPFTTSCVVLSLYTAAYCTEIVRGGISSVPPTTRRAARSLGMTWWQDMRYIVAPLATRVSLPSWIGLTLGVMKDSALVLWLGLIELLRASQVLVTRLQEPLLILLICGAIYFLISFPIARLGGYLEKRWSND is encoded by the coding sequence ATGTTCAATACCGCCCTCACCCTCGCTGATCTCGGCTTCCTGCTGCAGGGCGCCTTGATGACGCTCGCGGTCACCGCCGTCTCGGTTACCGCCGGCACCGTGCTCGGCATCATCTTCGGCGTCGTGCGCAACCAGGTCGGCCCCTATTGGGCCGCTCCGCTCACCTTCGTGCTCGACATCTTCCGTTCGGTGCCGCTGCTGATCCAGCTGGTTCTTGCCAATGCCTTCCAGGCGATCGCCAAGCTCGGCTGGGCACCGTTCACGACCTCCTGCGTGGTGCTGTCGCTCTATACGGCCGCCTATTGCACCGAGATCGTTCGTGGCGGCATCTCTTCCGTGCCACCGACGACGCGCCGCGCCGCCCGCTCGCTCGGCATGACCTGGTGGCAGGACATGCGCTACATCGTGGCGCCGCTTGCGACCCGCGTTTCGCTGCCGTCCTGGATCGGCCTGACGCTCGGCGTCATGAAGGACTCCGCACTCGTCCTCTGGCTCGGCCTGATCGAACTCTTGCGCGCCTCGCAGGTGCTCGTCACCCGCCTGCAGGAACCGCTGCTGATCCTTCTGATCTGCGGCGCCATCTACTTCCTCATCAGCTTCCCGATCGCCCGGCTCGGCGGTTACCTTGAAAAACGGTGGTCCAATGATTGA
- a CDS encoding amino acid ABC transporter permease: MFSYTFHWNQALKALPQMLDGALVTLQVALLSMVIGLALALALTACRLSGNRILGGFATAWVEIARNTPALFQIYMAHFGLGNFGIHLSPYTALLAGIAFNNAGYLAENFRGALKAIPDTQARAGRSLGMTPVQAFRYIVLPQMLRIAFLPVTNQMVWAILMTSLGVTVGMNTDLAGITQELNARSFRTFEFFAIAAIIYYLIAKAVTLGARLLAARMFRY; this comes from the coding sequence ATGTTCAGCTATACCTTTCATTGGAACCAGGCGCTGAAAGCCCTGCCACAGATGCTCGACGGAGCGCTGGTCACCCTGCAGGTGGCTCTGCTCTCGATGGTCATCGGCCTGGCACTGGCGCTCGCGCTGACGGCTTGCCGCCTGTCGGGCAATCGCATCCTCGGTGGTTTTGCCACCGCCTGGGTCGAAATCGCCCGCAACACGCCGGCGCTGTTCCAGATCTACATGGCCCATTTCGGCCTCGGCAATTTCGGTATCCACCTGAGCCCCTATACGGCGCTACTCGCGGGGATCGCCTTCAACAATGCCGGTTATCTCGCGGAAAACTTCCGCGGCGCCCTCAAGGCCATTCCCGATACCCAGGCGCGGGCCGGCCGCTCGCTCGGCATGACCCCGGTGCAGGCCTTCCGCTACATCGTGCTGCCGCAGATGCTGCGCATCGCCTTCCTGCCCGTCACCAACCAGATGGTCTGGGCGATCCTGATGACCTCGCTTGGCGTTACCGTCGGCATGAACACCGACCTTGCCGGCATCACCCAGGAACTGAACGCCCGTTCGTTCCGCACCTTCGAATTCTTCGCGATCGCGGCGATCATCTACTACCTGATCGCCAAGGCCGTGACGCTGGGCGCGCGCCTGCTCGCCGCGCGCATGTTCCGCTACTAA
- a CDS encoding NAD(P)/FAD-dependent oxidoreductase produces the protein MKDAVQPDVIVIGAGVVGLSAAIAAQARGLSVTVLDREGPAAGASAGNAGAFAFTDILPLASPGILKKAPKWLLDPLGPLSVPPAYAAQIAPWMFRFWRACSASRVAHSTTAQTAMMDLSKAELEPFLAETGTLPMLRKEGNLQVYESEAELKASLPGWTARAEHGIEFRHMGAAEMAEIQPGLASRFTHGTFTPGWYSIADPKLYTLALADHFRAKGGVIERAEVTALKPIEGGVELTADGKTRRAEQVVLSAGAFSHQVARTLGERIPLETERGYNTTLPQDAFDLRTQVTFGGHGFVVTRLSTGIRVGGAVELGGLKLPPNFRRSEAMLKKAQAFLPGFKSEGGVQWMGFRPSLPDSLPAIGRARATGRVVYAFGHGHLGLTQSAGTARLVADLLTGRRPAIDISSFSPQRF, from the coding sequence ATGAAGGATGCAGTTCAGCCTGACGTCATCGTCATCGGCGCCGGCGTTGTCGGCCTTTCTGCGGCGATCGCCGCCCAGGCACGGGGACTTTCCGTCACCGTGCTCGACCGGGAAGGCCCGGCAGCAGGTGCCTCGGCGGGCAACGCCGGGGCCTTCGCCTTCACCGACATCCTGCCGCTCGCGTCACCCGGCATCTTGAAGAAGGCGCCGAAGTGGCTGCTCGACCCGCTTGGGCCCTTGAGCGTGCCACCGGCCTATGCGGCACAGATCGCGCCGTGGATGTTCCGCTTCTGGCGCGCCTGCTCGGCAAGCCGCGTGGCCCATTCGACGACCGCCCAGACGGCGATGATGGACCTCTCCAAGGCCGAGCTCGAACCTTTCCTCGCCGAGACCGGCACCCTGCCGATGCTGCGCAAGGAAGGCAATCTGCAGGTCTATGAAAGCGAAGCCGAGCTGAAGGCCTCTCTTCCCGGCTGGACCGCGCGAGCCGAACACGGCATCGAGTTCCGACACATGGGCGCGGCCGAGATGGCCGAGATCCAGCCTGGTCTCGCATCGCGCTTCACCCATGGCACCTTTACCCCCGGCTGGTATTCCATCGCCGATCCCAAGCTCTACACGCTGGCGCTGGCAGACCATTTCCGCGCCAAGGGAGGTGTGATCGAGCGTGCCGAAGTTACGGCACTGAAGCCGATCGAAGGTGGCGTCGAACTGACGGCCGACGGCAAGACGCGGCGGGCAGAACAGGTCGTGCTTTCAGCCGGCGCGTTCTCGCACCAGGTCGCCCGTACGCTCGGCGAGCGTATCCCGCTCGAAACCGAGCGCGGCTACAACACCACGCTGCCGCAGGATGCCTTCGATCTGCGCACCCAGGTAACCTTCGGCGGACACGGCTTCGTCGTCACCAGGCTTTCGACCGGTATCCGCGTCGGCGGCGCCGTCGAACTCGGCGGGCTGAAGCTGCCGCCGAACTTCCGCCGCTCGGAAGCCATGCTGAAGAAGGCGCAAGCCTTCCTGCCGGGCTTCAAGAGCGAGGGCGGCGTGCAATGGATGGGCTTCCGCCCGTCGCTGCCCGACAGCCTTCCGGCGATCGGCCGCGCCCGCGCCACCGGCCGCGTCGTCTACGCCTTCGGCCACGGCCATCTCGGTCTCACGCAATCGGCCGGCACCGCACGGCTCGTTGCCGACCTGCTCACCGGCCGGCGGCCGGCGATCGATATCAGTTCCTTCTCGCCCCAACGTTTCTGA
- a CDS encoding transporter substrate-binding domain-containing protein gives MKTSVLALGLVAAAALTSQAHADKLDDVIGSGTLRCAVVLDFPPMGSRDENNNPIGFDVDYCNDLAKALGVTAEIVETPFPERIPALMSGRVDVGVASTSDTLERAKTVGMTIPYFAFEMAVTANEKSGVKSFEDMKGKVVGATAGTFEAIALEKQVKEWGAGEFRPYQTQADVFLALSQGQIDATVSTSTVAQANVKGGKFAGISVVGKAPFDTDYVALFTNREEYGFINFLNLFINQQVRTGRYAELYEKWVGGELPDLTAKGVYR, from the coding sequence ATGAAGACTTCGGTGCTCGCGCTCGGCCTCGTTGCGGCCGCTGCTCTGACCAGCCAGGCCCATGCCGACAAGCTGGATGACGTCATCGGCTCGGGTACGCTGCGTTGCGCAGTCGTGCTCGACTTCCCGCCGATGGGTTCTCGCGACGAGAACAACAACCCGATCGGTTTCGACGTCGACTACTGCAACGACCTTGCCAAGGCACTCGGCGTCACCGCCGAAATCGTCGAGACCCCGTTCCCGGAGCGCATTCCCGCCCTGATGTCGGGCCGTGTCGACGTCGGCGTTGCCTCGACCTCGGACACGCTTGAGCGCGCCAAGACCGTCGGCATGACGATCCCCTACTTCGCCTTCGAAATGGCTGTCACCGCCAACGAGAAGTCGGGCGTCAAGTCCTTCGAAGACATGAAGGGCAAGGTTGTCGGCGCGACCGCCGGCACGTTCGAAGCGATCGCTCTCGAAAAGCAGGTCAAGGAATGGGGCGCCGGTGAGTTCCGTCCGTACCAGACCCAGGCGGACGTCTTCCTCGCGCTCAGCCAGGGCCAGATCGACGCCACGGTTTCGACCTCGACCGTCGCCCAGGCCAACGTGAAGGGCGGCAAGTTCGCCGGCATCTCCGTCGTCGGCAAGGCTCCGTTCGACACCGACTACGTCGCGCTCTTCACCAACCGCGAAGAATACGGCTTCATCAACTTCCTCAACCTCTTCATCAACCAGCAGGTCCGCACCGGCCGCTACGCTGAACTTTACGAAAAGTGGGTCGGCGGCGAACTTCCGGACCTTACGGCTAAGGGCGTTTACCGCTAA
- a CDS encoding aldehyde dehydrogenase (NADP(+)), whose translation MAFTPKGKHLVAGEWLDGAGTFASAPAHGPVHQFATGTVELVNRAAEAAEEAFLSYGYSTRTERAAFLRAVADEIEARAEAITEIGTQETGLPEARLQGERGRTTGQLRLFADHIEKGEYLDRRFDAALPERQPAPRPEIRLIQRPIGPVAVFGASNFPLAFSTAGGDTAAALAAGCPVVVKGHSAHPGTGEIVAQAVEAAIRKTGVHPGVFSLIQGGNRQVGEALVQHPLIKAVGFTGSLAGGRALFNLCAARPEPIPFFGELGSVNPMFLLPEALKARAETLGQGWAGSLTMGAGQFCTNPGIAVVVEGADADRFTTAAVEALGKVAPQTMLTDGIAKAYHDGQARFESRNTVKPLLTTESSGRSVSPNLFETTGDQFLADHALGEEVFGPLGLVVRVGSTSEMEQLARGFEGQLTTTIHMEAADLETARRLRPIVERKAGRVLVNGFPTGVEVVDSMVHGGPYPASTNFGATSVGTLSIRRFLRPVAYQNMPEGLLPEDFQG comes from the coding sequence ATGGCCTTCACCCCCAAAGGAAAACACCTTGTCGCCGGCGAATGGCTCGACGGCGCGGGCACCTTCGCATCGGCACCCGCCCACGGTCCGGTCCACCAGTTCGCCACAGGCACCGTGGAACTGGTCAACCGCGCGGCTGAAGCCGCCGAAGAAGCCTTCCTGAGCTATGGCTATTCGACCCGGACCGAGCGCGCCGCCTTCCTGCGCGCCGTCGCCGATGAGATCGAGGCACGCGCGGAGGCCATCACCGAGATCGGCACCCAGGAAACCGGCCTGCCGGAAGCGCGCCTGCAGGGCGAACGCGGCCGCACCACCGGCCAGCTCCGTCTCTTTGCCGACCACATCGAAAAGGGTGAATATCTCGACCGCCGTTTCGATGCGGCCCTGCCCGAGCGTCAGCCGGCGCCGCGCCCGGAAATCCGCCTTATCCAGCGCCCGATCGGCCCGGTCGCCGTCTTCGGCGCCTCGAACTTCCCGCTGGCCTTCTCGACCGCCGGCGGCGACACGGCTGCCGCCCTTGCTGCCGGCTGCCCCGTGGTCGTCAAGGGCCACTCGGCCCATCCGGGCACCGGTGAGATCGTTGCGCAGGCCGTCGAGGCCGCGATCCGCAAGACCGGCGTTCACCCGGGCGTCTTCTCGCTGATCCAGGGCGGCAACCGCCAGGTCGGCGAAGCACTTGTCCAGCATCCGCTGATCAAGGCCGTCGGCTTCACCGGTTCGCTCGCCGGTGGCCGCGCGCTCTTCAATCTCTGCGCCGCACGTCCGGAGCCGATCCCGTTCTTCGGCGAGCTCGGCTCGGTCAACCCGATGTTCCTGCTGCCGGAAGCACTGAAGGCACGCGCCGAGACACTCGGCCAGGGTTGGGCTGGTTCGCTGACCATGGGTGCCGGCCAGTTCTGCACCAACCCCGGCATCGCCGTGGTTGTCGAAGGTGCTGACGCCGATCGCTTCACCACGGCCGCCGTCGAAGCGCTCGGCAAGGTCGCGCCGCAGACGATGCTGACGGACGGCATCGCCAAGGCCTATCACGACGGCCAGGCGCGCTTTGAAAGCCGCAACACGGTGAAGCCGCTGCTGACGACCGAATCGTCCGGCCGTTCGGTCTCGCCGAACCTGTTCGAAACGACCGGCGACCAGTTCCTGGCCGACCATGCGCTCGGCGAAGAGGTGTTCGGTCCGCTCGGCCTCGTCGTTCGCGTCGGTTCGACCTCTGAAATGGAACAGCTTGCCCGCGGCTTCGAGGGACAGCTGACCACCACCATCCACATGGAGGCGGCCGATCTCGAGACCGCCCGTCGTCTGCGCCCGATCGTTGAGCGCAAGGCAGGCCGGGTGCTCGTCAACGGCTTCCCGACCGGCGTCGAGGTGGTGGATTCGATGGTGCATGGCGGGCCCTATCCGGCCTCGACCAACTTCGGCGCAACCAGCGTCGGCACCCTGTCGATCCGCCGTTTCCTGCGCCCGGTCGCCTACCAGAACATGCCGGAAGGCCTGCTGCCCGAGGACTTCCAGGGCTAA
- a CDS encoding 4-hydroxyproline epimerase, whose product MANHTFSCIDGHTCGNPVRLVSGGGPRLEGANMLEKRAHFLREFDWIRTGLMFEPRGHDMMSGSILYPPTRPDCDVAVLFIETSGCLPMCGHGTIGTITMAIENGLITPREPGKLSIDAPAGKVDITYRQEGRFVEEVRLTNVPGFLYAEGLTAEVEGLGEIVVDVAYGGNFYAIVEPQKNFRDMADHTAGELVGWSPKLRAALNAKYEFVHPEHPEIKGLSHIQWTGKPTQAEAHARNAVFYGEKAIDRSPCGTGTSARMAQLAAKGKLKVGDEFVHESIIGSLFKGRVEAATKVADRDAIIPSIAGWARMTGINTIFIDDRDPFAHGFVVK is encoded by the coding sequence ATGGCCAACCACACCTTCTCCTGCATCGACGGCCACACCTGCGGCAATCCGGTCCGCCTCGTTTCCGGCGGCGGGCCACGACTCGAAGGCGCTAACATGCTGGAGAAGCGGGCCCATTTCCTGCGCGAGTTCGACTGGATCCGCACTGGCCTGATGTTCGAGCCGCGCGGCCACGACATGATGTCGGGCTCTATCCTCTATCCGCCGACCCGGCCCGACTGCGATGTCGCCGTGCTCTTCATCGAAACGTCGGGCTGCCTGCCGATGTGCGGCCACGGCACGATTGGCACCATCACCATGGCGATCGAAAACGGCCTGATCACGCCGCGCGAACCGGGCAAGCTTTCAATCGACGCGCCGGCCGGCAAGGTCGACATCACCTATCGCCAGGAAGGCCGCTTCGTCGAAGAAGTGCGCCTCACCAACGTTCCGGGCTTCCTCTACGCCGAGGGGCTGACGGCTGAAGTCGAGGGTCTTGGCGAGATCGTCGTCGACGTCGCCTATGGCGGCAACTTCTACGCCATCGTCGAACCGCAGAAGAATTTTCGCGACATGGCCGACCATACGGCCGGCGAACTTGTCGGCTGGAGCCCGAAGCTCCGCGCGGCGCTCAACGCCAAATACGAGTTCGTGCATCCGGAGCACCCGGAAATCAAGGGCCTCAGCCACATCCAGTGGACCGGCAAGCCAACACAGGCAGAAGCGCATGCGCGCAACGCCGTCTTTTACGGCGAAAAGGCGATCGACCGCTCGCCCTGCGGCACCGGCACGTCGGCGCGCATGGCCCAGCTTGCCGCCAAGGGCAAGCTCAAGGTCGGTGACGAGTTCGTGCATGAATCGATCATCGGTTCGCTGTTCAAGGGCCGTGTCGAGGCGGCGACCAAGGTCGCGGACCGCGACGCCATCATCCCGTCGATTGCCGGCTGGGCCCGCATGACCGGCATCAACACGATCTTCATCGATGACCGCGACCCCTTTGCTCATGGATTTGTCGTAAAATGA
- a CDS encoding PrkA family serine protein kinase, which translates to MQKSECDVFDLFSEIYTSAAQEEISLQEYLLACRDDKSMYATAQERMVTAIGNPTLIDTSADERLGRIFSNRTVKIYPSFADFYGMEDTIERIVGYFRYAAQGLEERKQILYLLGPVGGGKSSLAERLKKLMELQPIYTLAVGGKVSPVFESPLGLFHPDRMADLLEDKYGIGRRRLTGLISPWATKRLDEVDGDISKFSVVKLMPSRLRQVAIAKTEPGDENNQDVSSLVGKVDIRQLENYSQADPDAYSYSGGLNRTTQGLLEFVEMFKAPIKVLHPLLTATQEGNYNGTESFGGFPYQGIVVAHSNESEWLQFKNNKNNEAFLDRILVVKVPYCLRVTEERQIYEKLLRESELTKSPCAPEVLESLSRFTVSTRLARHENSPLYTKMRVYDGENLKDTDPKAKSVQEYRDAAGVDEGMTGISTRFAFKVLSETFNYDTKEVAADPVHLMYILEQAIRREQFPKETEASYLDFIKSELASRYAEFIGHEIQKAYLESYSEYGQNLFDRYIAYADAWLEDQDFKDPDTGQILNREILDSELSQIEKPAGIANPKDFRNEVVKFTLRARAKNHGRNPSWTSYEKLRDVIEKRMFGQVEDLLPVISFGSKKDSASEKQHAEFVQRMTERGYTERQVRRLVDWYMRVNKAG; encoded by the coding sequence ATGCAAAAGAGCGAATGCGACGTCTTTGATCTCTTCTCGGAGATCTATACAAGTGCAGCGCAAGAAGAAATCAGTCTTCAGGAATACCTTCTGGCATGTCGCGACGACAAAAGCATGTATGCCACCGCACAGGAGCGGATGGTTACAGCCATAGGTAATCCAACCCTCATCGATACCAGCGCGGACGAACGTCTCGGCCGCATCTTCTCAAACCGGACCGTCAAGATCTATCCATCCTTCGCCGACTTCTACGGCATGGAAGATACGATCGAGCGCATCGTCGGCTACTTCCGCTATGCCGCGCAGGGGCTGGAGGAGCGCAAGCAGATCCTCTACCTGCTCGGCCCGGTCGGCGGCGGCAAGTCGTCGCTCGCCGAGCGCCTGAAAAAATTGATGGAACTTCAGCCGATCTACACGCTGGCGGTCGGCGGCAAGGTCAGTCCCGTCTTTGAATCACCGCTTGGCCTCTTCCATCCCGACCGCATGGCCGACCTGCTCGAAGACAAATACGGCATCGGCCGACGCCGGCTGACCGGCTTGATCTCACCCTGGGCGACGAAGCGCCTCGACGAAGTCGATGGTGACATCTCCAAATTCAGCGTCGTCAAGCTGATGCCGTCGCGCCTGCGCCAGGTGGCGATCGCCAAGACCGAGCCCGGGGACGAGAACAATCAGGACGTTTCCTCGCTGGTCGGCAAGGTCGACATCCGCCAGCTCGAAAACTACAGCCAGGCCGATCCCGACGCCTATTCCTATAGCGGCGGCCTCAACCGCACGACGCAAGGCTTGCTCGAATTCGTCGAGATGTTCAAGGCGCCGATCAAGGTGCTGCATCCGCTTTTGACCGCAACCCAGGAAGGCAACTACAACGGCACCGAAAGCTTCGGAGGTTTCCCCTATCAGGGCATCGTTGTTGCGCACTCGAACGAGTCCGAATGGCTGCAGTTCAAGAACAACAAGAACAACGAGGCCTTCCTCGACCGCATCCTCGTGGTGAAGGTGCCTTACTGCCTGCGCGTCACCGAAGAGCGGCAGATCTACGAGAAGCTGCTGCGCGAAAGCGAACTGACCAAGAGCCCCTGCGCGCCGGAAGTGCTGGAAAGCCTCAGCCGCTTCACCGTCTCCACCCGCCTTGCCCGTCACGAGAACTCGCCGCTCTACACCAAGATGCGGGTCTATGACGGCGAGAACCTGAAGGACACCGATCCCAAGGCGAAGTCCGTTCAGGAATATCGCGACGCCGCCGGCGTCGACGAGGGTATGACCGGCATCAGCACCCGCTTTGCCTTCAAGGTTCTGTCGGAAACCTTCAACTACGACACCAAGGAGGTCGCGGCCGATCCCGTGCACCTCATGTACATTCTGGAACAGGCGATCCGCCGCGAACAGTTCCCGAAGGAGACGGAAGCGAGCTACCTCGACTTCATCAAGTCCGAGCTGGCATCGCGCTATGCCGAATTCATCGGCCACGAAATCCAGAAGGCCTATCTCGAATCCTACAGCGAATACGGCCAGAACCTGTTCGACCGTTACATCGCCTATGCCGACGCCTGGCTCGAAGATCAGGACTTCAAGGACCCGGATACCGGACAAATCCTCAACCGGGAGATCCTCGACAGCGAACTGTCGCAGATCGAAAAGCCGGCCGGCATCGCCAATCCCAAAGACTTCCGCAACGAGGTCGTCAAGTTCACCCTGCGCGCCCGTGCCAAGAACCATGGGCGCAACCCCTCCTGGACGAGCTACGAAAAGCTTCGCGACGTGATCGAGAAGCGCATGTTCGGCCAGGTCGAAGACCTGCTTCCGGTCATCAGCTTCGGCTCGAAGAAGGACAGCGCATCCGAGAAGCAACACGCCGAGTTCGTCCAACGCATGACGGAACGCGGCTATACGGAGCGTCAGGTCCGGCGGCTGGTCGATTGGTATATGCGGGTCAACAAGGCGGGCTGA
- a CDS encoding aconitase X, which translates to MTQSISARSILSGSADGPIIATEEALSFWGGVDPATGRVIDVHHPLHGLCLTDGILMMPSSRGSCTGSGVLLDMALTGRAPAALVFSEAEDVLTLGALIAAEMFGKSLPVLRLSRDAFKALAQAKTARISDTAIEADGLTIPVAPPAMTALDLTDDDRAMLDGRDGIAVQQAMRIIAAMAAQQGAEKLIDVVQGHIDGCIYASPANLTFAEKMADMGAKVRVPTTMNAISVDRANWRAQGVPESFGDPAARLADAYVRMGCRPTFTCSPYLLDSAPKSGEAIAWAESNAVIFANTVLGARTAKHPDFLDLCIALTGRAPLSGVYLDAPRKATRVIDVELPEDIDDAFWPLIGYLAGKAAPDRIPLLRGLASAKPSRDDLKALCAAFGTTSASPMLHVEGVTPEAEGAAAKDADHTTITRADMAAAWSLLNDGPAEVELVAIGSPHASLEECRALATAFDGRKRDSNVAVIVTAGRDAIAAARDEGLLARLEESGIQVLPDICWCSISEPVFPTKTRALMTNSGKYAHYGPGLSGRAVRFSNLADCVEAALTGRVSVRLPAWLA; encoded by the coding sequence ATGACCCAATCGATCTCCGCCCGCAGCATTCTTTCCGGCTCCGCCGATGGCCCCATCATCGCCACGGAGGAGGCGCTGAGCTTCTGGGGCGGGGTCGATCCGGCAACGGGTCGGGTGATCGACGTGCACCATCCGCTGCACGGCCTCTGTCTGACCGACGGCATCCTGATGATGCCGTCGAGCCGCGGCTCCTGCACCGGTTCGGGCGTGCTGCTCGACATGGCGCTGACCGGCCGTGCGCCGGCGGCCCTGGTCTTCTCGGAAGCGGAAGACGTGCTGACGCTCGGCGCGCTGATCGCGGCCGAAATGTTCGGAAAATCCCTGCCGGTGCTTCGGCTTTCGCGCGACGCCTTCAAGGCGCTGGCGCAAGCAAAGACCGCGCGCATCAGCGATACGGCAATCGAAGCCGATGGCCTGACAATTCCGGTCGCTCCGCCGGCAATGACGGCGCTTGATCTCACCGACGACGATCGCGCCATGCTCGACGGTCGTGACGGCATCGCCGTGCAACAGGCGATGCGCATCATCGCGGCGATGGCGGCGCAGCAGGGTGCGGAAAAGCTCATCGACGTGGTCCAGGGCCATATCGACGGCTGCATCTATGCGAGCCCGGCAAACCTCACCTTCGCCGAGAAGATGGCGGACATGGGGGCCAAGGTTCGCGTGCCGACGACCATGAACGCGATCTCGGTCGACCGCGCCAACTGGCGGGCGCAGGGCGTGCCGGAGAGCTTCGGCGATCCGGCAGCAAGGCTTGCCGACGCCTATGTGCGCATGGGCTGCCGCCCGACCTTCACCTGCTCGCCCTATCTGCTCGACAGCGCGCCGAAATCCGGCGAAGCCATCGCCTGGGCGGAATCGAACGCCGTCATATTCGCCAACACGGTGCTCGGCGCGCGCACGGCCAAACACCCGGACTTTCTCGATCTCTGCATTGCGCTCACCGGTCGTGCACCGCTCTCGGGCGTCTATCTCGACGCGCCGCGCAAGGCGACGCGCGTCATCGACGTGGAACTGCCGGAGGATATCGACGATGCCTTCTGGCCGCTGATCGGTTATCTCGCCGGCAAGGCAGCACCCGACCGCATCCCGCTTTTGCGCGGTCTTGCATCGGCAAAGCCCTCGCGCGACGACCTCAAGGCGCTTTGCGCCGCCTTCGGCACCACGTCCGCATCCCCGATGCTACATGTGGAGGGCGTGACCCCGGAAGCGGAAGGTGCCGCCGCCAAGGATGCCGACCACACGACGATCACGCGCGCCGACATGGCCGCGGCCTGGTCGCTCCTGAACGACGGTCCGGCGGAGGTCGAGCTTGTCGCCATCGGCAGCCCGCATGCGTCGCTCGAGGAGTGCCGCGCGCTGGCCACAGCCTTCGACGGCCGCAAGCGCGATAGCAACGTCGCCGTGATCGTCACCGCCGGGCGAGACGCGATAGCCGCAGCACGGGACGAAGGTCTGCTTGCCCGCCTTGAAGAGAGCGGCATCCAGGTCCTGCCGGATATTTGCTGGTGCTCGATCTCCGAACCGGTCTTTCCGACCAAGACCCGGGCGCTGATGACCAATTCCGGTAAATACGCCCATTACGGTCCCGGTCTTTCCGGCCGCGCCGTGCGCTTCAGCAACCTCGCCGACTGCGTCGAGGCGGCGCTCACCGGCCGCGTTTCGGTGCGCCTGCCAGCCTGGCTCGCCTAA